The proteins below come from a single Pichia kudriavzevii chromosome 2, complete sequence genomic window:
- a CDS encoding uncharacterized protein (PKUD0B05530; similar to Saccharomyces cerevisiae YOL072W (THP1); ancestral locus Anc_3.141), which yields MNSSYTVNDLLSEFDNIVNGNTTSYTFTELFSLNFTKYNPAKIASLQSSLQQYDNRQLTTTLETNRTMKQINWPAFEVFMLKYLICVRDFDPWSLLASIDLFIAVFESESLLFNPKSSLHERICVQLLPLYEETMFLVIPLCQLVDVEGMKIHNRTNDYPRLTHISSILLKSLNYLRGTPDLNSEQHLNKIDLLMEISIKLCYVYYKIGSPVLCSNVFSNINILSLNRRFIKKSKLVRYRFIMGKYYAHQSNFYIAFNHLEACYMMVNDKCPTAFIIQILKYLIPIGLINGRVANIDQIRRRFNGELLNFLLDTYEILIVHYKAGYLYGVYKCISNNENLWKSLGLWIPMIQRLRIPIFRNLLVQVSKITQLSFDIIHAAVVRSLEGMNQLTTAYHIIDSGVVTRDFIHNLLVSLGYNGYLKIKFVGLDNFVLSKNDAFPDMHRIISGRFTTNPKEAWLDR from the coding sequence ATGAACAGCAGCTACACGGTAAATGACTTGTTGtctgaatttgataatattgtCAATGGCAATACTACAAGTTATACATTCACGGAATTGTTTTCGTTAAACTTCACCAAATACAACCCTGCAAAAATAGCGAGTTTACAGAGCTCACTTCAGCAATATGATAACCGGCAGTTAACAACAACACTAGAGACAAATAGAACAATGAAGCAGATCAACTGGCCTGCCTTTGAAGTTTTCATGttgaaatatttgattTGTGTGAGAGATTTCGATCCATGGTCATTACTAGCATCTATAGATCTATTTATTGCCGTGTTTGAAAGTGAGTCATTACTTTTTAATCCAAAGTCGTCATTACACGAACGCATATGTGTCCAGTTACTCCCACTTTATGAGGAGACAATGTTTTTAGTAATTCCATTGTGTCAGTTAGTGGACGTTGAAGGTATGAAGATTCATAATCGAACTAATGATTATCCAAGACTGACCCATATTTCCTCAATTCTACttaaatctttgaattATTTGAGAGGTACACCCGATTTAAATAGTGAACAGCATCTGAATAAAATTGACCTGCTTATGGAAATTTCGATAAAACTTTGTTATGTTTACTATAAAATTGGTTCTCCTGTGTTATGTTCAAATGTTTTTTCGAATATTAACATTCTAAGCTTGAATAGAAGATTTATTAAAAAGTCCAAGTTAGTACGATACAGATTTATTATGGGTAAATATTACGCAcatcaatcaaatttttACATTGCCTTCAATCATTTGGAAGCTTGTTACATGATGGTTAACGACAAATGCCCAACAGCTTTTATTATACAGATCTTGAAGTATCTAATTCCTATAGGACTAATAAATGGGAGAGTCGCCaatattgatcaaattcGGAGGAGATTCAATGGGGAGTTActtaattttcttttggataCTTATGAAATTCTGATTGTTCATTACAAGGCAGGATATCTATATGGAGTTTACAAGTGTATCTCGAATAATGAGAATCTGTGGAAAAGTTTAGGGCTATGGATACCCATGATTCAACGACTTCGTATACCTATATTTCGAAATCTCCTGGTGCAAGTATCAAAAATCACACAATTATCGTTTGACATTATTCATGCGGCGGTAGTACGAAGTCTAGAAGGAATGAATCAGCTAACTACTGCTTATCATATAATAGATTCAGGAGTGGTTACTCGTGATTTTATTCATAATCTTCTTGTTTCCCTTGGTTATAATGGCTACctgaaaataaagtttGTCGGGCTTGATAATTTTGTACTCAGCAAAAATGATGCGTTTCCAGACATGCATCGCATCATCAGCGGTAGGTTTACCACCAATCCAAAAGAGGCATGGCTTGATAGATGA
- a CDS encoding uncharacterized protein (PKUD0B05520; Pfam Domains: Ribonuclease_3(5e-30)|dsrm(2e-09)): MQSSNCTDVLSELKDAVQNVRTGLRKVLDIAPNRTLYQILLDSTKNPLLQSILSIPDESHLTQNDIIFAIELKEMYDTGRLEILEYLIKGDIEQIKTCNGNTKQETFENNSPNDSSSKFHEDNIPNYKEKLETCDGTEIFIEEVGKDKVRNSNSFESTPDNISSSNCRKDETRSAVDQRDAETEKEVNSNAKEPDSYISELFTSDVMRSEMYVPEELVYKRDRKWGLLKQEELPQAPSIEDPELLRKVFSHQSIVNYLNISPEFKVQLHNERLEFLGDALLQFITSMIIYERFPNFSEGQLSILRSTIVSNSSLLKWSQMYGFDKQLRKNLIDSSILAGNNKLYADVFEAYLGGIAEQYMMETSEGETNVNDFMKGWFEVKSWIEELSENHIRGFDPSIVFKMQYSKSSKQDLRLLLGQNNNPDYIRVNLSNKRILSCIKVNNKVYGYGIGTSNKEADARAAVDAISNPEIRKICPEDIWNRFESNVGLNEKGGLKLRQYPTKVTSHELQILKKEIAIKFKNGDIKLLASENNPNSLLITNQDRMEVAEKRDSILSIDNTEGESETSQIEESKEVFEHSRNRPTLADDCMEQKKRVKEKVSARQKKEKQRKPQIEMVKEQEIKNFKESTQYYSKEYTLGRGGVFGSESAKVRKGKQKKRRGICRNAAFEVVDNDNNDGRSDTFIIECHEVYESCDEIDVESKNRIYAAYDRRGSNPNFRIYRTTNDEYLSELWFGSLQIVSYGLDKNKKKASQKAAMLACKREDYYGLDDSNENDP; encoded by the coding sequence ATGCAAAGCAGCAATTGCACAGATGTGTTGAGTGAGCTTAAAGATGCGGTTCAAAATGTTCGAACGGGACTAAGAAAAGTACTGGATATTGCTCCAAATCGGACCTTATATCAAATATTACTTGATTCAACTAAAAACCCCCTTCTTCAGAGTATTTTGAGTATTCCAGATGAATCTCATTTGACTCAAAATGATATTATCTTTGCAATTGAATTAAAGGAAATGTATGATACTGGAAGGCTGGAAATCTTGGAATATCTCATAAAAGGAGATATTGAACAGATTAAAACGTGTAACGGAAATACCAAACAGGAAACTTTCGAAAATAATAGCCCAAACGATAGTTCATCTAAGTTTCATGAAGACAATATCCCTAATTATaaggaaaaacttgaaacaTGTGATGGTACTGAAATATTTATTGAGGAAGTTGGTAAAGACAAAGTAAGGAATTCAAATAGTTTTGAGAGTACGCCAGATAACATTTCTTCATCGAATTGTAGGAAAGATGAAACCCGCTCAGCGGTTGATCAACGAGATGCAGAGACCGAAAAAGAGGTGAATTCCAATGCGAAAGAACCGGACTCTTACATCAGTGAATTATTTACATCGGACGTAATGAGAAGTGAGATGTACGTGCCAGAGGAACTAGTTTATAAACGAGATAGAAAGTGGGGCCTTTTgaaacaagaagaattgCCACAAGCTCCTAGTATTGAAGATCCGGAACTTCTGAGAAAGGTTTTCAGTCATCAGTCAATAGTCaattatttgaatatttcGCCTGAGTTCAAGGTCCAATTACATAACGAGAGATTGGAATTCTTAGGTGATGCATTATTACAATTCATCACGTCAATGATTATCTATGAAAGGTTTCCCAATTTTAGTGAAGGTCAATTATCGATACTACGGAGCACTATCGTGTCTAACTCCAGTTTACTTAAATGGTCACAAATGTATGGCTTTGATAAACAACTACGTAAGAATCTTATCGATTCTTCCATCTTAGCAGGTAATAATAAATTATATGCCGATGTTTTTGAGGCTTACCTTGGCGGTATTGCTGAACAGTATATGATGGAAACCAGCGAAGGGGAAACCAATGTGAACGACTTTATGAAAGGATGGTTTGAAGTCAAATCATGGATTGAAGAGTTATCCGAAAATCATATACGTGGGTTTGATCCAAgtattgttttcaaaatgcaGTATTCCAAATCTAGCAAGCAAGATCTGAGGTTATTACTTGGCCAGAATAACAACCCCGATTATATCAGAGTAAACCTGAGCAATAAGAGAATCTTGTCTTGTATAAAGGTGAATAATAAAGTGTACGGATATGGTATTGGTACTAGCAACAAAGAAGCCGATGCAAGGGCAGCCGTTGATGCAATATCCAACCCAGAAATTAGGAAGATTTGTCCAGAAGATATATGGAATAGATTTGAAAGCAACGTAGGTCTAAATGAGAAAGGAGGATTGAAATTGAGACAATACCCTACGAAGGTGACCTCACATGAGCTGCAAATCCTGAAGAAGGAAATCGCCATTAAGTTTAAGAATGGCGATATCAAGCTGCTTGCCTCTGAGAATAATCCAAACAGTTTATTAATAACCAATCAAGATAGAATGGAGGTGGCTGAAAAAAGGGACAGTATACTCTCAATAGATAATACAGAGGGTGAATCAGAAACCAGTCAAATTGAGGAGAGTAAAGAAGTATTTGAACATTCTCGTAATCGACCTACTCTTGCGGATGACTGTATGgagcagaagaagagggTGAAAGAGAAGGTAAGTGCCAGAcagaaaaaggaaaagcaaagaaaaccaCAAATAGAGATGGTGAAGGAGCAAGAGATAAAGAATTTCAAGGAGAGCACACAGTACTATTCGAAGGAATACACTTTAGGTCGAGGTGGTGTTTTTGGGTCTGAAAGTGCCAAGGTTCGTAAGGGTAAACAGAAGAAGCGTCGTGGGATTTGTAGAAATGCGGCCTTTGAAGTGGTGGATAATGACAATAATGATGGACGTTCTGACACGTTCATCATTGAATGTCATGAGGTCTACGAGAGTTGCGATGAGATAGACGTGGAGAGTAAGAACCGGATATATGCTGCCTATGATAGACGGGGGTCCAATCCCAACTTCCGGATTTATAGAACGACAAACGATGAGTACCTAAGCGAGCTATGGTTTGGTAGTTTACAGATAGTCTCCTATGGTCTTgacaaaaacaagaaaaaagcTTCTCAAAAGGCAGCAATGCTAGCATGTAAACGTGAGGACTATTATGGTTTAGATGATagcaatgaaaatgatccATAA
- a CDS encoding uncharacterized protein (PKUD0B05510): protein MLYVGDYSVIYNKKTILPKPQSLNPTFVHISNLAMNSLFVCLFVCLFVCLLLCPFICWREKRAPCLCISASGACFPLAEVEKSGRGYPARSDREAAGSRSLGKNKRDHVAFKQFVCTSRVEKHCRKNENKVKYEDLFINGVNVCLIIPNSLV from the coding sequence ATGCTTTATGTAGGTGACTACTCTGTTATATATAACAAGAAAACGATATTGCCAAAACCACAAAGTCTAAACCCGACATTTGTACATATTAGCAACCTTGCAATGAattctttgtttgtttgtttgtttgtttgtttgtttgtttgtttgttgttgtgtCCTTTTATTTGTTGGCGTGAAAAACGCGCTCCGTGTTTATGTATTTCCGCATCGGGTGCGTGTTTTCCTCTGGCCGAGGTGGAAAAAAGCGGAAGGGGGTATCCAGCGCGTTCTGACCGTGAAGCTGCCGGTTCCAGATCTCTGGGTAAAAACAAACGTGATCACGTGGCCTTTAAGCAATTTGTATGTACGTCACGTGTAGAGAAACATTGCCggaaaaatgaaaacaaagttAAATATGAAGATCTATTTATAAATGGGGTAAACGTATGTTTAATAATACCAAATTCATTGGTGTGA